From a single Kryptolebias marmoratus isolate JLee-2015 linkage group LG6, ASM164957v2, whole genome shotgun sequence genomic region:
- the LOC108251063 gene encoding trace amine-associated receptor 13c-like, which translates to MMEVQNGAELCFPQLLNNSCWKPMLHWSKAVLLNTVLSFISLITVVLNLLVIISVSHFRQLQKPTNILLLSLAVSDFLVGFLLIPVEILRSTVCWFFGDSICTLYYYVVCVVLNASIGNIVLISIDRYVAICNPLHYPTRITVVGVKFCVCLCWLLSVFYIILFLRDELIHSGRSNSCIGECELSITYTTGTVDLFISFLFPVIIIIVLYLRVFVVAVSQARAMRSQITAVTRQHSVNLKTKKSELKAARTLGVLVIVYLICWCPYYCYSVVEVDLTSTSYASFLFFLFYFNSCVNPVIYALFYPWFRKAVKLIATLQILQPDSCEANIL; encoded by the exons ATGATGGAGGTGCAGAATGGAGCAGAACTCTGTTTTCCACAACTCCTCAACAACTCCTGTTGGAAACCAATGCTTCACTGGTCCAAAGCTGTGCTCCTGAATACTGTGCTGTCTTTCATCTCTCTGATCACTGTAGTTCTTAACCTGCTCGTCATCATCTCAGTCTCCCATTTCAG gcAACTTCAGAAACCCAcaaacatcctcctcctctctttggCTGTCTCAGACTTTCTTGTTGGCTTCTTATTAATACCGGTTGAAATCCTTAGAAGCACAGTATGCTGGTTTTTTGGAGATAGTATCTGTACCTTGTATTATTATGTTGTCTGTGTTGTTCTCAATGCTTCAATTGGAAACATTGTTCTTATTTCAATTGACCGGTATGTGGCTATTTGTAACCCTCTGCATTATCCCACCAGAATCACTGTGGTAGGAGTgaaattctgtgtttgtctgtgttggttgttgtctgttttctacattattttatttttaagggaTGAGTTGATTCATTCAGGTAGAAGTAATTCTTGCATCGGAGAATGTGAACTTTCCATTACCTATACTACAGGAACTGTTGATCTGTTTATAAGCTTCTTATTTCCAGTTATAATCATCATTGTTCTGTACTTGAGAGTATTTGTGGTGGCTGTGTCTCAGGCTCGTGCCATGCGTTCTCAAATTACAGCTGTCACACGTCAGCATTCAGTAAATCTAAAAACTAAGAAGTCTGAGCTGAAAGCAGCCAGAACTCTTGGTGTTCTTGTCATTGTTTATCTAATATGTTGGTGTCCATATTACTGTTATTCTGTTGTTGAAGTTGATTTAACCAGTACATCTTATgcatcttttttgttctttcttttttattttaactcctgTGTAAACCCTGTGATTTATGCCCTGTTTTACCCCTGGTTTAGAAAAGCTGTTAAACTCATTGCCACTTTACAGATACTGCAGCCTGACTCCTGTGAGGCCAACATACTGTAG